From Pseudomonas poae, the proteins below share one genomic window:
- the folP gene encoding dihydropteroate synthase, with translation MTFALSYTRLPCGNRVLDLAHTHVMGILNVTPDSFSDGGRFSQLDAALRHAEAMVAAGASLIDVGGESTRPGARVVSPVEELERVAPIVERIARELDVIISVDTSTPAVMRETARLGAGLINDVRSLQRDGALDAAAATGLPVCLMHMLGEPGTMQNDPRYDDLVGEVSNFLAERIAQCAAVGIAPEKIILDPGFGFAKTLQHNLSLFKHMESLHALGRPLLVGVSRKSMIGLALNRPVGERLYGGLALAALAVTKGARILRVHDVAETVDVVRMLAAVESAE, from the coding sequence ATGACTTTTGCGCTGTCCTATACCCGGTTGCCTTGCGGCAACCGGGTTCTTGATTTGGCCCATACACATGTCATGGGCATTCTTAATGTAACCCCCGACTCCTTTTCCGACGGCGGCCGCTTCAGCCAGCTGGATGCTGCTTTGCGGCATGCAGAGGCGATGGTCGCGGCGGGTGCGAGCCTGATCGATGTTGGTGGTGAGTCGACCCGGCCGGGCGCTCGCGTGGTTTCGCCGGTGGAAGAGCTTGAGCGTGTGGCGCCGATCGTTGAGCGCATCGCACGTGAGCTGGATGTAATCATCTCGGTGGACACCTCGACCCCCGCAGTAATGCGTGAAACCGCGCGCCTGGGCGCCGGGCTGATCAACGACGTGCGTTCGCTGCAGCGTGATGGTGCTCTGGATGCGGCGGCGGCAACTGGCCTGCCGGTGTGTCTGATGCATATGCTGGGCGAGCCCGGCACCATGCAGAACGATCCGCGCTATGACGATCTGGTTGGCGAGGTGAGTAATTTCTTGGCTGAACGGATCGCTCAATGTGCTGCCGTGGGTATCGCACCTGAAAAGATCATCCTCGATCCAGGGTTTGGCTTCGCCAAGACCCTGCAACACAATTTAAGCCTGTTCAAACACATGGAATCCCTGCATGCCCTTGGTCGGCCCCTGTTGGTCGGCGTTTCGCGCAAGAGCATGATAGGGCTGGCCCTCAATCGCCCGGTAGGCGAGCGACTGTACGGTGGTCTTGCACTGGCGGCGCTTGCGGTGACCAAGGGCGCACGGATCTTGCGCGTGCACGATGTCGCCGAGACCGTGGATGTGGTGCGCATGCTGGCCGCTGTAGAATCAGCCGAATAA
- the glmM gene encoding phosphoglucosamine mutase codes for MTKKYFGTDGIRGRVGEFPITPDFMLKLGWAAGMAFRSMGACRILVGKDTRISGYMFESALEAGLSAAGADVMLLGPMPTPAIAYLTRTFHAEAGIVISASHNPHDDNGIKFFSGLGTKLPDEIELMIEELLDAPMTVVESSKLGKVSRINDASGRYIEFCKSSVPSSTNFAGLKIVVDCAHGATYKVAPSVFRELGADVTVLSAQPNGLNINENCGSTHMGQLQAAVLAEHADLGIAFDGDGDRVLMVDHTGAVVDGDDLLFIIARDLHERNKLQGGVVGTLMSNLGLELALADLGIPFVRANVGDRYVIAELLERNWQVGGENSGHVVCFQHTTTGDAIIAALQVLLSLRRRQESLAQARQALRKCPQVLLNVRFAGGENPIEHPAVKEACERVTLAMAGRGRVLLRKSGTEPLVRVMVEGDDETQVRGHAEDLAKLVTEVCA; via the coding sequence ATGACTAAAAAATACTTTGGCACCGACGGTATCCGTGGTCGGGTCGGTGAGTTTCCGATTACTCCTGATTTTATGCTCAAGCTGGGTTGGGCGGCAGGCATGGCGTTCCGCAGTATGGGCGCGTGTCGCATCCTGGTGGGCAAGGACACCCGAATTTCGGGGTACATGTTTGAGTCCGCGCTGGAGGCTGGTTTGTCGGCCGCAGGTGCTGATGTAATGCTGCTGGGCCCCATGCCGACACCGGCGATCGCTTACCTGACGCGTACCTTCCACGCTGAAGCCGGTATTGTGATCAGCGCCTCGCACAATCCCCATGATGACAACGGCATCAAGTTCTTCTCGGGTCTGGGCACCAAGCTGCCCGACGAGATCGAGTTGATGATCGAAGAGCTGCTGGACGCGCCGATGACGGTGGTTGAGTCCAGCAAGCTGGGCAAAGTGTCGCGTATCAATGACGCGTCTGGCCGTTATATCGAGTTCTGCAAGAGCAGCGTGCCAAGCAGCACCAATTTTGCCGGGCTGAAAATTGTTGTCGATTGCGCCCATGGTGCCACCTACAAAGTCGCGCCAAGCGTATTCAGGGAGTTGGGGGCGGACGTGACGGTGCTGTCGGCCCAGCCTAACGGGTTGAACATCAACGAAAACTGCGGCTCCACCCATATGGGGCAGTTGCAGGCGGCAGTCCTGGCCGAGCATGCGGACCTGGGGATTGCTTTCGACGGTGATGGCGACCGCGTGCTGATGGTGGATCACACCGGAGCCGTGGTCGACGGTGATGATCTGTTGTTCATTATTGCCCGTGACCTGCATGAGCGTAACAAACTGCAAGGTGGCGTCGTTGGTACGTTGATGAGCAATCTGGGGCTGGAATTGGCCCTGGCAGATCTGGGCATTCCGTTCGTGCGCGCCAATGTCGGTGACCGCTATGTAATCGCCGAACTGCTGGAGCGTAACTGGCAGGTGGGTGGTGAGAACTCGGGGCATGTCGTGTGCTTCCAGCACACCACCACCGGCGATGCGATCATTGCGGCACTGCAGGTATTGCTGTCCCTGCGCCGTCGCCAAGAGAGTCTCGCTCAAGCGCGCCAAGCCCTGCGCAAATGCCCACAGGTGTTGCTTAATGTGCGTTTTGCCGGTGGCGAAAACCCGATCGAGCACCCAGCTGTCAAGGAAGCCTGCGAGCGCGTGACCCTGGCAATGGCGGGGCGTGGGCGGGTGTTGCTGCGCAAGTCCGGCACAGAGCCTCTGGTGCGCGTTATGGTCGAAGGTGACGACGAAACGCAGGTTCGTGGCCACGCCGAAGACCTGGCAAAACTAGTAACTGAAGTTTGCGCCTGA
- the tpiA gene encoding triose-phosphate isomerase: MRRTMVAGNWKMHGTRASVAELINGLRHLALPSGVDVAVFPPCLHINQVVDGLKGKSIQVGAQNSAVEPMQGALTGEISPSQLVDAGCSYVLVGHSERRQMMGERDGTLNRKFAAAQACGLIPVLCIGETLEQRESGKTLEVVSRQLGSIIEELGVGAFAKAVIAYEPVWAIGTGLTATPQQAQDVHAAIRAQLAAENSEVAQGVRLLYGGSVKAANAVELFGMPDIDGGLIGGASLNADEFGAICRAAGN, translated from the coding sequence ATGCGTCGCACTATGGTAGCTGGTAACTGGAAGATGCACGGTACCCGCGCCAGTGTCGCTGAGCTGATCAATGGCCTTCGTCACTTGGCCTTGCCTAGCGGTGTTGATGTTGCGGTTTTCCCGCCTTGCTTGCATATCAACCAGGTTGTTGATGGCTTGAAAGGTAAGTCGATTCAGGTCGGCGCGCAGAATTCTGCGGTGGAGCCCATGCAAGGTGCGTTGACCGGTGAGATTTCGCCGAGTCAGCTGGTTGATGCGGGTTGTTCCTATGTGCTTGTCGGGCACTCCGAGCGCCGTCAGATGATGGGCGAGCGTGATGGGACACTCAATCGCAAGTTCGCAGCGGCACAGGCTTGTGGCTTGATTCCAGTGTTGTGCATAGGGGAGACCCTTGAGCAGCGTGAGTCGGGCAAGACTCTTGAAGTTGTCTCGCGTCAGTTGGGCAGCATCATCGAGGAGCTGGGTGTCGGTGCATTTGCAAAGGCAGTTATTGCTTACGAGCCGGTCTGGGCCATTGGCACCGGGCTGACTGCTACACCGCAACAGGCGCAGGATGTGCACGCAGCCATCCGCGCGCAGTTAGCGGCAGAGAATTCTGAAGTCGCACAAGGTGTGCGGCTTCTATACGGCGGCAGCGTGAAGGCGGCCAATGCGGTCGAACTGTTCGGCATGCCGGATATCGATGGGGGGCTCATTGGTGGAGCTTCCCTGAATGCAGATGAGTTCGGTGCGATCTGTCGCGCCGCGGGAAACTGA
- the secG gene encoding preprotein translocase subunit SecG: protein MLETVVVVFHLLAALGVVALVLLQQGKGADAGASFGAGASNTVFGSQGSSTFLSKFTAILAAGFFITSLGLGYFAKEKAHVLTQVGLPNPAVLEVPKAKPASDDVPVLQEQKSATPATDVPPAQEQK from the coding sequence ATGCTGGAAACAGTCGTAGTCGTTTTTCATCTGTTGGCTGCCCTGGGCGTAGTTGCCCTGGTTTTGTTGCAACAGGGTAAAGGTGCGGATGCTGGTGCGTCTTTCGGTGCAGGTGCTTCAAATACTGTGTTCGGAAGCCAAGGTTCCTCTACCTTTCTTAGTAAGTTTACTGCTATACTTGCCGCCGGTTTCTTCATAACCAGCTTGGGGTTAGGTTACTTTGCTAAAGAGAAAGCTCATGTGCTGACTCAAGTAGGTCTCCCAAACCCAGCAGTGTTGGAAGTACCAAAAGCAAAACCGGCTTCTGATGATGTCCCGGTGCTTCAAGAGCAAAAGTCGGCTACTCCAGCGACTGACGTACCTCCAGCTCAAGAGCAGAAGTAA
- the rimP gene encoding ribosome maturation factor RimP, whose protein sequence is MSSKLEELQALLAPVVVALGYECWGIEFSAQGRHSMLRVYIDKEGGVLVDDCAIVSRQISGVLDVEDPISVEYTLEVSSPGMERPLFTIDQFAKFAGEQVKIKLRSPFEGRRNFQGLLRGVEEQDVVVQVEDHEFLLPIDMIDKANIIPSFD, encoded by the coding sequence GTGTCGAGCAAGCTAGAAGAGTTGCAGGCCTTGTTGGCCCCGGTGGTCGTGGCCCTAGGCTATGAATGCTGGGGTATTGAGTTTTCGGCTCAAGGTCGCCACTCAATGTTGCGCGTTTATATCGATAAAGAGGGCGGCGTGCTGGTGGACGATTGTGCCATTGTCAGCCGTCAGATCAGCGGTGTCCTGGATGTTGAAGATCCAATCTCCGTTGAATACACCCTCGAAGTTTCCTCGCCAGGCATGGAACGCCCACTGTTCACTATTGATCAGTTTGCAAAATTTGCCGGTGAACAAGTGAAGATCAAGCTGCGATCCCCGTTCGAAGGGCGACGCAACTTTCAGGGCCTTCTGCGCGGTGTAGAAGAACAGGATGTCGTGGTGCAGGTAGAAGACCATGAGTTCCTGTTGCCGATCGATATGATCGACAAGGCCAACATTATTCCCAGTTTTGACTGA
- the nusA gene encoding transcription termination factor NusA: MSKEVLLVVESVSNEKGVPANVIFEALELALATATKKRFEDEVDLRVEINRHTGAYETFRRWTVVEEADLDDPAIETWPSKVAETHPGAQVGDVVEEKIESIEFGRIAAQTAKQVIVQKVREAERAQVVDAYRERLGEIISGTVKKVTRDNVIVDLGNNAEALLAREDIISRETFRVGVRLRALLKEIRTENRGPQLILSRTAPEMLIELFRIEVPEIAEGLIEVMAASRDPGSRAKIAVRSKDKRIDPQGACIGMRGSRVQAVSGELGGERVDIVLWDDNPAQFVINAMSPAEVAAIIVDEDAHAMDIAVGADNLAQAIGRGGQNVRLASQLTGWTLNVMTESDIQAKQQAETGDILRNFIDELEVDEDLAQVLVDEGFTSLEEIAYVPLEEMLNIDGFDEDTVNELRARAKDRLLTKAIATEEKLADAHPAEDLLSLEGMDKDLAMELAVRGVITREDLAEQSIDDLLDIDGIDDDRAGKLIMAARAHWFE, encoded by the coding sequence ATGAGCAAAGAAGTACTGCTGGTTGTTGAGTCGGTATCCAATGAAAAGGGCGTACCGGCAAACGTGATTTTTGAAGCGCTGGAGCTGGCCCTGGCCACTGCTACCAAAAAGCGTTTTGAAGACGAAGTTGATCTGCGTGTGGAAATCAACCGCCACACCGGTGCCTATGAGACTTTCCGTCGCTGGACGGTCGTCGAAGAAGCCGATCTTGACGATCCGGCCATCGAAACCTGGCCGAGCAAGGTTGCCGAAACGCACCCTGGCGCCCAGGTCGGTGATGTCGTCGAAGAAAAGATCGAATCGATCGAGTTCGGCCGTATTGCTGCACAAACTGCCAAGCAGGTCATTGTGCAGAAGGTTCGCGAAGCCGAGCGCGCTCAAGTCGTCGACGCTTATCGCGAGCGCCTGGGTGAAATCATCTCCGGCACCGTGAAAAAAGTTACCCGCGACAACGTGATCGTCGACCTGGGCAATAACGCTGAAGCGTTGCTGGCCCGCGAAGACATCATCTCTCGCGAAACCTTCCGTGTCGGCGTACGTCTGCGTGCGCTGCTCAAGGAAATCCGCACCGAGAACCGCGGCCCTCAGTTGATCCTGTCGCGTACCGCGCCGGAAATGCTGATCGAGCTGTTCCGTATTGAAGTGCCGGAAATCGCCGAAGGCCTGATCGAAGTCATGGCTGCGTCCCGCGACCCGGGTTCGCGTGCCAAGATCGCGGTCCGCTCCAAGGACAAACGCATCGACCCGCAAGGCGCTTGCATCGGTATGCGCGGTTCGCGTGTGCAGGCCGTGTCGGGCGAATTGGGCGGTGAGCGTGTGGATATCGTGCTGTGGGACGATAACCCGGCGCAGTTCGTGATCAACGCCATGTCGCCGGCTGAAGTGGCGGCAATTATCGTTGACGAAGATGCCCATGCAATGGACATCGCCGTTGGCGCAGACAATCTGGCTCAGGCCATTGGTCGTGGTGGTCAGAACGTGCGTCTGGCCAGCCAACTGACCGGCTGGACCCTGAACGTGATGACCGAATCGGACATCCAGGCTAAGCAGCAAGCTGAAACCGGTGACATCCTGCGCAACTTCATCGACGAGCTGGAAGTCGACGAAGACCTGGCGCAGGTGCTGGTAGATGAAGGCTTCACTAGCCTGGAAGAGATTGCCTACGTACCGTTGGAAGAAATGCTCAACATCGACGGCTTTGACGAAGACACCGTCAACGAGCTTCGCGCTCGGGCCAAGGATCGTTTGTTGACTAAAGCCATCGCTACTGAGGAAAAGCTGGCAGACGCCCATCCGGCCGAAGACCTGCTCTCGCTTGAGGGTATGGACAAGGATTTGGCGATGGAACTGGCGGTGCGCGGCGTAATTACCCGCGAAGACCTGGCCGAGCAGTCTATTGACGATCTGCTCGACATCGACGGCATTGACGATGATCGTGCCGGCAAGTTGATCATGGCCGCCCGAGCCCATTGGTTCGAGTAA
- the infB gene encoding translation initiation factor IF-2: MTQVTVKQLADEVKTPVERLLQQMREAGLPHTAADEGVSDSEKQSLLTHLKSSHKAKVEEPRKITLQRKTTSTLRVAGSKSISVEVRKKKVFVQRSPEEIEAERKRELEERRAVENAARQKAEEEAKRRAEEEARRQPAAAQPAATEAVAAPSAPVEAVREAAPVAAAPAPAADARKRDEPRRPDKPRADDNNRRGGGGDGERKNAPHRASVKEKAPAPRVAPRTTDEESDGFRRGGRGKAKLKKRNAHGFQSPTGPVVREVKIGETITVGDLAQQMSVKAAEIIKFMFKLGTPATINQVLDQETAQLVAEELGHKVTLVSDTALEDSLAESLKFEGEAVSRAPVVTVMGHVDHGKTSLLDYIRRAKVAAGEAGGITQHIGAYHVETDRGMVTFLDTPGHAAFTAMRARGAKATDIVILVVAADDGVMPQTIEAVQHAKAAGVPLVVAVNKIDKPGADLDRIRSELSVHGVTSEEWGGDTPFVPVSAKMGTGVDELLEAVLLQAEVLELTATPSAPGRGVVVESRLDKGRGPVATVLVQDGTLRQGDMVLVGSNYGRVRAMLDENGKPIKEAGPAIPVEILGLDGTPDAGDEMSVVADEKKAREVALFRQGKFREVKLARAHAGKLENIFENMGQEEKKTLNIVLKSDVRGSLEALNGALNGLGNDEVQVRVVGGGVGGITESDANLALASNAVLFGFNVRADAGARKIVEQEGLDMRYYNVIYDIIEDVKKALTGMLGSDVRENILGVAEVRDVFRSPKFGAIAGCMVIEGTVYRNRPIRVLREDIVIFEGELESLRRFKDDASEVRAGMECGIGVKSYNDVKAGDKIEVYEKVQVARSL; this comes from the coding sequence ATGACGCAAGTCACGGTGAAACAACTGGCCGATGAGGTCAAAACACCGGTAGAGCGCCTGTTGCAGCAGATGCGTGAGGCAGGTCTGCCGCACACCGCCGCCGATGAAGGTGTGAGCGATAGTGAGAAGCAGTCTTTGCTGACTCACTTGAAGAGCAGCCACAAGGCGAAAGTGGAAGAACCGCGCAAGATTACATTGCAGCGCAAAACCACCAGCACCCTGCGTGTTGCTGGTAGCAAGAGCATCAGCGTTGAAGTACGCAAGAAGAAAGTCTTCGTACAGCGCAGCCCGGAAGAAATCGAAGCCGAGCGCAAACGCGAACTGGAAGAACGTCGCGCAGTAGAAAATGCTGCACGTCAGAAGGCTGAAGAAGAAGCCAAGCGTCGCGCCGAAGAAGAAGCGCGTCGCCAGCCTGCTGCTGCGCAACCTGCTGCCACTGAAGCGGTCGCCGCGCCTAGCGCGCCAGTTGAAGCTGTGCGTGAGGCCGCTCCGGTTGCCGCTGCACCTGCTCCAGCAGCTGATGCCCGCAAGCGTGACGAACCTCGTCGTCCGGATAAACCACGTGCCGACGATAACAATCGTCGCGGTGGCGGCGGCGATGGCGAGCGTAAAAACGCTCCGCATCGTGCTTCGGTCAAAGAGAAAGCGCCTGCTCCACGCGTTGCCCCACGTACTACCGACGAAGAAAGCGATGGCTTCCGTCGTGGTGGTCGCGGCAAGGCCAAGCTGAAAAAACGCAACGCCCACGGTTTCCAGAGCCCAACCGGCCCTGTCGTGCGTGAAGTGAAGATCGGCGAGACCATCACTGTTGGCGACCTCGCTCAGCAGATGTCGGTCAAGGCTGCTGAAATCATCAAGTTCATGTTCAAGCTGGGTACTCCGGCCACCATCAACCAGGTACTGGATCAGGAAACTGCCCAACTGGTTGCTGAAGAGCTGGGCCACAAAGTGACCCTGGTCAGCGACACCGCCCTGGAAGATTCCCTGGCCGAGTCCCTGAAGTTTGAAGGTGAGGCGGTTTCCCGTGCTCCAGTTGTGACCGTAATGGGCCACGTTGACCACGGTAAAACTTCCCTGCTCGATTACATCCGTCGTGCCAAGGTTGCTGCAGGCGAAGCCGGCGGTATTACCCAGCACATCGGTGCATACCACGTTGAAACCGACCGTGGCATGGTGACGTTCCTCGACACCCCTGGTCACGCCGCGTTTACCGCAATGCGTGCCCGTGGTGCCAAGGCGACCGACATCGTGATCCTGGTGGTTGCAGCCGACGACGGCGTGATGCCGCAAACCATCGAAGCCGTTCAGCATGCCAAGGCAGCTGGCGTACCGCTGGTGGTTGCAGTGAACAAAATCGACAAGCCGGGCGCTGATCTCGATCGCATCCGTAGCGAACTGTCGGTTCACGGCGTGACGTCCGAAGAGTGGGGTGGCGACACTCCATTCGTACCGGTCTCGGCGAAGATGGGTACCGGTGTTGACGAACTGCTCGAAGCCGTTCTGTTGCAAGCCGAGGTTCTGGAACTGACCGCTACTCCATCGGCTCCTGGCCGTGGTGTTGTGGTTGAGTCCCGTCTCGACAAGGGCCGTGGCCCGGTTGCGACCGTTCTGGTTCAAGACGGTACCCTGCGCCAAGGCGACATGGTGCTGGTCGGTTCGAACTACGGCCGTGTACGTGCCATGCTCGACGAGAACGGCAAGCCAATCAAGGAAGCCGGCCCGGCTATCCCGGTCGAGATCCTCGGCCTGGACGGTACCCCGGACGCTGGCGACGAGATGAGCGTGGTTGCCGACGAGAAGAAAGCCCGTGAAGTGGCTCTGTTCCGTCAAGGCAAGTTCCGCGAAGTCAAGCTGGCCCGTGCTCACGCCGGCAAGCTGGAAAACATCTTCGAGAACATGGGCCAGGAAGAGAAGAAGACGCTTAACATCGTCCTCAAATCTGACGTACGTGGTTCCCTCGAAGCGTTGAACGGCGCCTTGAACGGCCTGGGTAACGACGAAGTGCAAGTGCGCGTTGTCGGTGGCGGTGTCGGTGGTATCACCGAGTCCGACGCCAACCTGGCACTGGCTTCCAACGCTGTACTGTTCGGCTTCAACGTGCGTGCCGATGCCGGCGCTCGCAAGATCGTCGAGCAGGAAGGCCTGGACATGCGTTACTACAACGTCATCTACGACATCATCGAAGACGTCAAGAAAGCCCTCACCGGCATGCTTGGCAGCGACGTGCGGGAGAACATCCTGGGTGTTGCCGAGGTGCGTGACGTGTTCCGCTCGCCGAAATTCGGCGCGATCGCCGGTTGCATGGTTATCGAAGGTACCGTGTACCGTAACCGTCCAATCCGTGTACTGCGTGAAGACATCGTTATCTTCGAAGGCGAGCTGGAATCCCTGCGCCGCTTCAAGGATGACGCTTCCGAAGTGCGTGCCGGCATGGAATGCGGTATTGGCGTCAAGAGCTACAACGACGTCAAGGCTGGCGACAAGATCGAAGTCTACGAGAAGGTTCAGGTTGCTCGCAGCCTCTAA
- the rbfA gene encoding 30S ribosome-binding factor RbfA, with product MAKEYSRTQRIGDQMQRELAQLIRREVKDPRVGLVTITAVEVSRDVGHAKIFITVMGQDSSEEIAQSIKVLNSAAGFLRMQLAREMKLRSVPQLHFHYDESVVRGAHLSALIERAVAEDSQHPSTPEDAKE from the coding sequence ATGGCAAAAGAATACAGCCGTACCCAGCGAATCGGCGATCAGATGCAGCGCGAGCTGGCCCAACTGATCCGTCGCGAAGTCAAAGACCCACGCGTTGGCCTGGTCACCATCACCGCCGTTGAAGTCAGCCGTGACGTAGGTCACGCCAAGATCTTCATCACCGTGATGGGGCAGGACAGCAGCGAAGAAATCGCGCAAAGCATCAAGGTGCTCAACTCGGCCGCAGGTTTCCTGCGCATGCAGTTGGCCCGTGAAATGAAGCTGCGCAGCGTTCCGCAGTTGCACTTCCACTACGACGAAAGCGTCGTGCGTGGTGCGCACCTGTCGGCACTGATCGAGCGCGCCGTGGCTGAAGACAGCCAGCACCCGTCCACACCTGAAGACGCCAAGGAGTAA
- the truB gene encoding tRNA pseudouridine(55) synthase TruB, translated as MAQVKRIRRNVSGIILLDKPIGFTSNAALQKVRWLLNAEKAGHTGSLDPLATGVLPLCFGEATKFSQYLLDSDKGYETLMQLGKTTTTADAEGDVLQVRDVTVGRADIEAALPGFRGEISQIPPMYSALKRDGQPLYKLARAGEVVEREPRSVTIARLELLAHEGDTARLAVDCSKGTYIRTLVEDIGEKLGCGAYVAELRRTQAGPFSLAQTVTLEELEAVHAEGGNEAVDRFLMPSDSGLLDWPLLHFSEHSAFYWLNGQPVRAPDAPKFGMVRVQDHNGRFIGIGEVSEDGRIAPRRLIRSE; from the coding sequence GTGGCTCAGGTCAAACGTATCCGTCGCAACGTCAGCGGCATCATTCTGCTCGACAAGCCCATTGGCTTTACCTCCAATGCCGCCCTGCAGAAGGTCCGCTGGCTGCTCAATGCCGAGAAGGCCGGGCACACCGGCAGCCTCGACCCCCTGGCCACCGGCGTGCTGCCGCTGTGCTTTGGCGAGGCCACCAAGTTCTCGCAATACCTGCTCGATTCCGACAAGGGTTATGAAACCCTGATGCAACTGGGCAAGACCACCACCACGGCTGACGCCGAAGGTGATGTTCTGCAGGTTCGCGACGTGACCGTTGGTCGTGCTGATATCGAGGCTGCTTTACCCGGTTTTCGTGGGGAAATCAGTCAGATACCGCCGATGTACTCGGCGCTCAAGCGTGATGGTCAGCCTCTTTACAAGCTGGCACGTGCGGGCGAAGTAGTGGAGCGCGAACCGCGTTCTGTTACTATTGCGCGCTTGGAATTGCTTGCCCATGAAGGCGACACTGCCCGCTTGGCCGTGGACTGCAGCAAAGGCACCTATATCCGTACCCTGGTGGAAGATATTGGTGAAAAGCTCGGTTGCGGCGCGTACGTTGCAGAATTGCGACGCACCCAGGCCGGTCCTTTCAGCCTGGCCCAGACGGTCACGCTGGAAGAGTTGGAAGCGGTACACGCCGAGGGCGGCAATGAAGCGGTTGATCGCTTCCTGATGCCATCGGACAGCGGTTTGCTCGATTGGCCATTGCTGCACTTCTCGGAGCACAGCGCGTTCTACTGGCTAAACGGCCAGCCGGTACGTGCCCCGGACGCTCCGAAGTTCGGTATGGTGCGGGTACAGGATCATAACGGTCGCTTTATCGGTATCGGTGAAGTGAGCGAAGACGGGCGCATCGCGCCACGTCGACTGATTCGGTCAGAATGA
- the rpsO gene encoding 30S ribosomal protein S15: MALDVQEKAQIVADYQQAVGDTGSPEVQVALLTHNINKLQGHFKANGKDHHSRRGLIRMVNQRRKLLDYLKGKDLGRYQALIGRLGLRR; encoded by the coding sequence ATGGCTCTCGACGTTCAAGAAAAAGCACAAATCGTAGCTGACTATCAGCAAGCTGTTGGTGACACTGGTTCGCCAGAAGTGCAAGTTGCACTGCTGACCCACAACATCAACAAGCTGCAAGGTCACTTCAAGGCCAACGGTAAAGATCACCACTCCCGTCGTGGTCTGATCCGCATGGTAAACCAGCGCCGTAAGCTGCTGGACTACCTGAAAGGCAAGGATCTGGGTCGTTATCAGGCTCTGATCGGTCGCCTGGGTCTGCGTCGCTAA
- a CDS encoding BON domain-containing protein — protein sequence MKKFALATATALTLAMGANVAFAQTSQAPMTLAAGEATKAKEATSDTWITTKVKADLLTEKGIPGGDIKVETNKGVVSLSSTVAISDSQKATAVAITKRIKGVTAVSADGLLAGGATKADNVDKTKSAAAGAKETTSDTWITTKVKADLVTEKGIPGTDIKVETNKGVVSLSSTAAVTESQKETAVAITKKIKGVKAVSADGLKAE from the coding sequence ATGAAGAAGTTCGCTCTCGCTACTGCTACCGCTCTGACCCTGGCCATGGGTGCTAACGTTGCCTTTGCTCAGACTTCCCAAGCGCCGATGACCCTTGCAGCTGGTGAAGCCACCAAAGCCAAGGAAGCTACTTCTGACACTTGGATCACCACTAAAGTCAAAGCTGACCTGCTGACCGAGAAAGGTATTCCTGGTGGGGATATCAAGGTTGAAACCAACAAAGGTGTGGTTTCCCTGTCCTCCACCGTAGCGATCTCCGATTCGCAAAAAGCTACCGCAGTTGCAATCACCAAACGCATTAAAGGTGTAACTGCTGTTTCCGCTGACGGCCTGCTGGCTGGCGGCGCAACCAAAGCCGACAACGTCGACAAAACCAAAAGCGCAGCTGCCGGCGCCAAAGAGACCACTTCCGATACCTGGATCACTACCAAAGTGAAAGCTGACCTGGTAACCGAGAAAGGCATTCCTGGCACCGACATCAAAGTCGAAACCAACAAGGGTGTCGTTTCCCTGTCGTCGACTGCTGCTGTGACTGAATCGCAGAAAGAGACTGCAGTTGCGATCACCAAGAAAATCAAAGGCGTTAAAGCTGTATCGGCCGACGGCCTGAAAGCAGAATAA